One Pseudomonas brassicacearum genomic region harbors:
- a CDS encoding leucyl aminopeptidase (aminopeptidase T), with the protein MDTQRAISHFLYYLEHHPALAGIQPAKVLLGHTADYEALTGAIAEQAGSGSPFRFSAMRLDLESTERLSKAIADSDLYIFFYDSSTLPNPRPDGPDFVRALQGVMADNWKKSLLFKDYGDYFYDTFSVIPQRIAGLNSHLIQRMSQATTLSFQDDLGSYFDTDLNSVKKWTDINGLGNYDLAPGEIATHSDTINGQVKFVGTFLSTIPFARKYGVLQSPLELWIEDSTIQKIATDVPGLEHDFNKYLDANPSNRRIEELGIGTNEGVKSLYARNAGFEERHCGLHLGLGGGAKGSHHLDLIFESGVLALDNERMFDGRFVL; encoded by the coding sequence ATGGACACACAACGAGCCATCTCACATTTCCTTTACTACCTCGAACACCATCCCGCCCTGGCCGGCATCCAGCCCGCCAAGGTGCTGCTCGGCCATACCGCTGACTACGAAGCACTGACCGGCGCCATCGCCGAACAGGCTGGCAGCGGCTCCCCCTTCCGGTTCAGCGCCATGCGCCTGGACCTTGAGTCCACCGAGCGCCTGTCCAAGGCCATTGCCGACAGCGATCTCTATATTTTTTTCTACGACTCCTCCACCCTGCCCAACCCGCGCCCCGACGGCCCGGACTTTGTCCGCGCGCTGCAAGGCGTAATGGCAGACAACTGGAAGAAATCGCTGCTGTTCAAAGACTATGGCGATTATTTCTATGACACCTTCAGCGTCATTCCCCAGCGTATCGCGGGGCTCAACAGCCACCTGATCCAGCGGATGTCCCAAGCGACGACCTTGAGCTTCCAGGATGACCTGGGCTCGTATTTCGACACCGACCTCAACAGCGTCAAGAAATGGACCGACATCAACGGCCTGGGCAACTATGACCTGGCCCCCGGCGAAATCGCCACCCACAGCGACACCATCAATGGCCAGGTGAAATTCGTCGGTACGTTCCTGAGCACCATCCCGTTCGCCCGCAAGTACGGTGTGCTGCAATCGCCGCTGGAGTTGTGGATCGAAGACTCCACCATCCAGAAAATCGCCACAGACGTGCCAGGCCTGGAGCACGACTTCAACAAGTACCTGGACGCCAACCCATCCAACCGCCGTATCGAGGAGTTGGGGATCGGCACCAACGAGGGGGTCAAGAGTCTTTATGCCCGCAATGCCGGTTTCGAGGAGCGCCATTGCGGCCTGCACCTGGGGCTGGGTGGTGGGGCCAAGGGCAGCCATCACCTGGACCTGATTTTCGAGAGTGGCGTGTTGGCGCTGGATAATGAGCGGATGTTTGATGGGCGGTTTGTGCTTTAG
- the rluB gene encoding 23S rRNA pseudouridine(2605) synthase RluB, which produces MKDQDQNDSQEIGPAGEKLQKVLARIGVGSRRDVEAWITQGRIKVNGKDATLGLRVDMHDAITIDGKVIKREEAAEAVRRVIMYNKPDGEICTRDDPEGRPTVFDKMPRPKEGRWINIGRLDINTTGLLMFTTDGELANRLMHPSYEMDREYAVRVRGEVDDEMIERLKAGVVLEDGPARFTDIKQAPGGEGFNHWYHCVVMEGRNREVRRLWESQGLVVSRLKRVRFGPVFLNSDLPMGRWREMSQYEVDILAAEVGLQPVAMPQMTAKSKDKLERMQRKSSRPMGKTERVRTLRPAAEGAPTGPRPSREPQIEGERPARKPAPRQDGERGPRTPRPANGRTERGEGRGAPAGRGTPVADRPADTKRPAKPAPKKRPGIVLVDRDTPSGKRRGAPAGSGQRPGFGRRKPE; this is translated from the coding sequence ATGAAAGACCAAGACCAGAACGACAGCCAGGAAATCGGCCCAGCAGGCGAGAAGCTGCAAAAAGTCCTCGCCCGGATCGGCGTCGGCTCGCGCCGCGACGTGGAAGCCTGGATCACCCAAGGCCGGATCAAGGTCAACGGTAAAGATGCCACCTTGGGCCTGCGTGTCGACATGCATGACGCCATCACCATCGATGGCAAGGTGATCAAGCGCGAAGAAGCCGCCGAAGCGGTGCGCCGCGTGATCATGTACAACAAACCCGACGGCGAGATCTGCACCCGTGACGACCCGGAAGGCCGTCCGACCGTGTTCGACAAGATGCCGCGTCCTAAAGAAGGCCGTTGGATCAACATCGGTCGCCTGGACATCAACACCACCGGTCTGCTGATGTTCACCACCGACGGTGAACTGGCCAACCGTTTGATGCACCCGTCCTACGAGATGGACCGCGAATACGCCGTGCGCGTACGGGGTGAAGTCGACGACGAAATGATCGAGCGCCTGAAGGCCGGCGTGGTGCTGGAAGACGGCCCGGCGCGGTTCACCGACATCAAGCAGGCGCCGGGTGGCGAAGGCTTCAACCATTGGTACCACTGCGTGGTGATGGAAGGCCGTAACCGTGAAGTGCGGCGGCTGTGGGAATCCCAGGGGTTGGTGGTCAGCCGCCTGAAGCGCGTGCGTTTCGGCCCGGTGTTCCTCAATTCCGACCTGCCGATGGGCCGCTGGCGCGAAATGAGCCAGTACGAGGTCGACATCCTGGCGGCCGAAGTCGGCCTGCAGCCTGTGGCGATGCCGCAGATGACCGCCAAGAGCAAGGACAAGCTGGAGCGGATGCAGCGTAAGTCTTCGCGGCCGATGGGCAAGACCGAGCGCGTGCGTACGCTGCGTCCGGCGGCTGAAGGTGCGCCGACCGGCCCACGTCCTTCGCGCGAACCGCAGATCGAAGGCGAACGCCCGGCCCGTAAACCGGCGCCACGCCAGGACGGCGAACGCGGCCCACGCACGCCACGCCCGGCCAACGGTCGGACTGAGCGCGGTGAAGGTCGCGGTGCCCCGGCTGGCCGTGGTACGCCAGTCGCCGATCGCCCGGCCGATACCAAGCGCCCAGCCAAGCCGGCACCGAAAAAGCGCCCGGGTATTGTGTTGGTCGATCGCGACACCCCATCGGGTAAACGCCGTGGTGCACCGGCGGGTTCCGGGCAGCGTCCGGGGTTTGGGCGTCGTAAGCCGGAGTGA
- the scpB gene encoding SMC-Scp complex subunit ScpB: MNLTEPRELAPLLEAFLLASGKPQSMERLFELFEEGERPEPAVFKKALTLLGKSCEGRAFELKEVASGYRLQIREKFAPWVGRLWEERPQRYSRAMLETMALIAYRQPITRGEIEDVRGVAVNSHIVKTLLEREWIRVVGYRDVPGKPAMFATTKGFLDHFNLKNLDDLPPLAELRELEPEPMLEFDDVPVPQGLQELADASAEPEEPKEETSFHSLLLELDTMEEGLKTDFDDLLREGAGPENETDEPPEADRDVERQAEPEPEEDILGVAEAREKLLAAVAALGPHEPEPELSDEESEARALAEAIENERRQLDD; this comes from the coding sequence ATGAATCTGACTGAACCCCGCGAGCTGGCGCCCTTGCTTGAAGCTTTCCTGTTGGCCTCGGGAAAGCCGCAATCGATGGAACGGCTGTTCGAACTCTTTGAAGAAGGCGAACGGCCTGAGCCGGCCGTGTTCAAGAAAGCCCTGACGCTCTTGGGTAAATCCTGCGAGGGGCGGGCTTTCGAACTCAAGGAAGTGGCCTCCGGTTACCGCCTGCAGATCCGCGAAAAGTTCGCGCCTTGGGTCGGCCGCCTCTGGGAGGAGCGGCCGCAGCGCTATTCCCGCGCGATGCTCGAAACCATGGCACTGATTGCTTATCGCCAACCGATCACCCGGGGCGAGATCGAAGACGTGCGTGGCGTGGCGGTCAACAGCCATATCGTCAAGACGCTGCTGGAGCGCGAGTGGATCCGTGTCGTCGGCTATCGCGACGTGCCCGGCAAGCCGGCGATGTTCGCCACCACCAAGGGTTTCCTCGATCACTTCAACCTGAAGAACCTGGACGACCTGCCGCCACTGGCCGAGCTGCGGGAACTGGAGCCTGAGCCGATGCTGGAGTTCGACGACGTGCCGGTGCCCCAGGGCTTGCAGGAACTGGCCGACGCCAGCGCCGAACCGGAGGAGCCCAAGGAGGAGACCAGCTTCCACTCGTTGTTGCTGGAGCTGGACACCATGGAAGAAGGCCTGAAGACCGACTTCGACGACTTGCTGCGTGAAGGTGCTGGCCCGGAAAACGAGACGGATGAACCGCCCGAGGCCGACCGCGACGTTGAACGTCAGGCCGAGCCTGAACCCGAAGAAGACATCCTCGGCGTGGCCGAAGCCCGGGAAAAATTGCTGGCCGCTGTCGCCGCCCTTGGGCCACACGAACCCGAACCCGAACTCAGCGACGAAGAAAGCGAAGCCCGGGCCTTGGCCGAAGCCATTGAAAACGAACGGCGCCAGCTCGACGACTGA
- a CDS encoding segregation and condensation protein A, which yields MEVFLEAFEGPLDLLLYLIRKQNINILDIPVAEITRQYMGYVELMQSVRLELAAEYLVMAAMLAEIKSRMLLPRSAEVEAEEDDPRAELIRRLQEYERFKVAAEGLDGLNRVGRDVVVPKLDAPEARARKLLPDVSLEELLMSMAEVLRRGDMFESHQVSREALSTRERMSDVLERLKGGGFVPFVELFTAEEGRLGVVVTFMAVLELVKESLVELVQNEPFAAIHVRARAE from the coding sequence CTGGAAGTGTTCCTCGAGGCCTTCGAGGGCCCGCTCGACCTGCTGCTGTACCTGATCCGTAAACAGAACATCAACATCCTCGACATCCCGGTGGCGGAAATCACCCGCCAATACATGGGCTACGTCGAGCTGATGCAGTCGGTGCGCCTGGAGTTGGCGGCCGAATACCTGGTGATGGCGGCCATGCTGGCCGAGATCAAGTCGCGGATGCTGCTGCCGCGCTCGGCGGAGGTCGAAGCGGAAGAAGACGACCCGCGTGCCGAGTTGATCCGCCGCTTGCAGGAGTACGAGCGCTTCAAGGTCGCCGCCGAAGGCCTCGATGGCTTGAACCGGGTCGGACGCGATGTGGTGGTGCCCAAGCTCGATGCGCCGGAGGCGCGGGCACGCAAGTTGCTGCCGGATGTCAGCCTGGAAGAGTTGCTGATGTCCATGGCCGAGGTCCTGCGCCGCGGCGATATGTTTGAAAGTCACCAGGTCAGCCGCGAAGCGCTGTCCACCCGCGAGCGCATGAGTGATGTGCTGGAGCGGCTCAAGGGCGGCGGTTTTGTACCCTTCGTCGAGCTGTTCACCGCCGAGGAGGGGCGCCTGGGGGTGGTGGTGACGTTTATGGCGGTCCTGGAATTGGTCAAGGAATCCTTGGTCGAGCTGGTGCAGAATGAGCCGTTCGCAGCGATCCACGTGCGGGCACGAGCCGAATAA
- a CDS encoding L-threonylcarbamoyladenylate synthase produces the protein MSQFFQIHPENPQARLIKQAVEIIRGGGVVIYPTDSAYAIGCQIGDKNAVERVRRLRQLDDKHNFALICSDLSQLGLFAKIDTGTFRLLKAHLPGPYTFILNATREVPRLLLHPKKRTIGLRVPSHPIALALLAELGEPLMSVTLIMPGEIEPMTDPYEMRQLLEHQVDLIIDGGFGGMAASTVINLADGEPQVVRVGCGDPAPFLVEA, from the coding sequence GTGAGTCAATTTTTCCAGATTCATCCGGAGAACCCGCAAGCGCGCCTGATCAAACAGGCGGTTGAAATCATCCGTGGCGGTGGTGTGGTGATTTATCCCACCGACTCCGCCTACGCCATTGGCTGCCAGATCGGCGACAAGAATGCCGTGGAGCGGGTGAGACGCCTGCGTCAGCTGGATGACAAGCACAACTTCGCCTTGATCTGCAGCGACTTGTCGCAGCTGGGCCTGTTCGCCAAGATCGACACCGGCACCTTCCGCCTGCTCAAGGCGCATTTGCCGGGGCCGTACACCTTTATTCTCAACGCCACCCGGGAAGTCCCGCGGCTGTTGCTGCACCCGAAAAAACGCACCATCGGCCTGCGGGTGCCGAGCCATCCCATTGCTCTTGCACTGCTGGCGGAGCTGGGTGAGCCGCTGATGAGTGTGACGCTGATCATGCCTGGCGAGATCGAGCCGATGACCGATCCTTACGAAATGCGCCAGTTGCTCGAACATCAAGTGGACCTGATCATCGACGGCGGTTTCGGCGGCATGGCAGCGTCCACGGTGATCAACCTGGCCGACGGCGAGCCGCAAGTGGTGCGGGTCGGGTGTGGCGATCCGGCGCCGTTCCTGGTCGAGGCCTGA
- a CDS encoding PHP domain-containing protein produces the protein MNVDLHCHSTASDGALAPAVLVARAFEHGVRVLALTDHDTLEGLDEARSAATALGMQLVNGVELSCTWGGATIHVLGYGFDVNAPALVQAIAQLRDGRWLRSEEISRKLALKGMPGALEGARQIQQELGDSGNAPARPHFADWMVREGFVKDRAEAFRKWLGAGKLGDVKQHWPTLEETVETLRAAGAWVSLAHPWHYDFTRSKRRRLVADYIQAGGHAIEVVNGHQPAEQVGSLAILAREFGLLVTAGSDFHGPGGWSEIGEYRPLPEDLPPLWCRFKHDPVTAAV, from the coding sequence GTGAATGTTGATTTGCACTGCCATAGCACGGCCTCCGATGGCGCCCTGGCGCCCGCGGTTCTGGTGGCGCGGGCGTTCGAGCACGGCGTGCGAGTCCTGGCCCTGACCGATCACGACACCCTCGAAGGCCTCGACGAGGCCCGCAGCGCCGCCACGGCGCTGGGCATGCAGCTGGTCAATGGGGTCGAGTTGTCCTGCACCTGGGGCGGGGCGACCATCCATGTGCTGGGCTACGGTTTTGATGTGAATGCACCGGCGCTGGTCCAGGCTATCGCCCAATTACGCGACGGCCGCTGGCTGCGTTCCGAAGAGATCAGCCGCAAGCTGGCCCTCAAGGGCATGCCCGGGGCGCTGGAAGGCGCCCGGCAGATCCAGCAGGAACTGGGGGACAGCGGCAACGCACCGGCCCGGCCACACTTTGCCGACTGGATGGTGCGCGAAGGGTTCGTCAAGGACCGCGCCGAAGCGTTTCGCAAGTGGTTGGGCGCCGGCAAGCTGGGGGACGTCAAGCAGCACTGGCCGACGCTCGAGGAAACCGTCGAGACCCTGCGGGCCGCCGGCGCCTGGGTCAGCCTGGCGCATCCATGGCACTATGATTTCACCCGTAGCAAACGCCGCCGCCTCGTCGCCGACTATATTCAAGCAGGGGGCCATGCCATCGAGGTAGTTAACGGCCATCAGCCGGCCGAGCAGGTCGGCAGCCTGGCGATTCTGGCCCGAGAGTTCGGCCTGCTGGTCACCGCCGGCAGTGATTTCCATGGCCCTGGAGGCTGGTCCGAGATTGGCGAATACCGCCCGTTGCCGGAAGATCTGCCACCGCTTTGGTGTAGATTCAAACATGATCCCGTTACCGCCGCCGTCTGA
- a CDS encoding septation protein A, which translates to MKQFIDFIPLLLFFIVYKLDPRAVDIAGHSLTVGGIYSATAVLIISSLVVYGALFVSQRKLEKSQWLTLIACLVFGSLTLAFHSETFLKWKAPVVNWLFALAFIGSHFIGDRLLIKRIMGHALNLPDLIWTRLNIAWIAFFLFCGAANLFVAFTFQEYWVDFKVFGSLGMTLLFLIGQGIYLSRHLHDADPTTPNTED; encoded by the coding sequence GTGAAACAATTCATCGACTTCATCCCGCTCCTGCTGTTTTTCATCGTCTACAAACTTGATCCACGGGCCGTCGATATCGCCGGTCATTCCTTGACTGTAGGCGGTATTTACAGCGCCACCGCGGTGCTGATCATCAGTTCCCTGGTGGTCTACGGCGCGCTGTTCGTGTCCCAGCGCAAGCTGGAGAAGAGCCAGTGGCTGACCCTGATCGCCTGCCTCGTGTTCGGCAGCCTGACCCTGGCGTTCCACAGCGAAACCTTCCTTAAATGGAAAGCCCCGGTGGTCAACTGGCTGTTCGCCCTGGCCTTTATCGGCAGCCACTTCATCGGTGATCGCCTGCTGATCAAGCGCATCATGGGCCACGCCCTGAACCTGCCCGATCTGATCTGGACCCGGCTGAACATCGCCTGGATCGCTTTCTTCCTGTTCTGTGGCGCCGCCAACCTGTTCGTCGCGTTCACGTTCCAGGAGTACTGGGTCGACTTCAAGGTCTTCGGCAGCCTGGGCATGACCCTGTTGTTCCTGATTGGCCAGGGCATCTACCTGTCCCGTCATCTGCATGATGCCGACCCCACCACGCCAAACACCGAGGACTGA